CTCCGTCCGGATGAGTTTTGATGAGAGCCGACGTTTGAGCTTTCTTCAGGACAGCCACTTCTATTCACATGAGCAGATGACAGCTCTCTACTGAGACAGAATTTTGAACTATCCCATATTTACATACCACTATATAaaccagtgtttcccaaccactgtgttcaaattccaaaaaaataagtaaaaaaataaatgctacaAATAAGAATATATCAACACGCCATTGGGCCGAAACCTCGTATCTCTATATTTCGTCATTGTAACAGTTATGAGCTAATAAAATTAATGCTATTGGTCATCTGTTAAAGTTTGGAGTCAGAgatctctgcttgtttgcagTGCAAGGGTAAAATAAAGAACTGAGGTTTGCGTAATTGCAGGATTTTCCTTACTCAAGAAAAACTGTCCATTTATAGCTagtgtttttttgtatttgaagAGCCGAGAATAACTAGTTGAAGCATATGGTTTTAAATATCCTTTGTTGTAGCGCTTGATCATATCATGAGGTTTTGATCATGAGATTTCAACAATGAAACCGAGTGCCCATAAGCTACAATAAACTTTATAATGTATGTTGATGAAAACGTAATGGGATGTCTCAGATGCTGTTCCCGTGACGGATTACATACCTGGCTCATGGTAGCTAACAAAAACAGGGAGGCCACACTCAACTCAAGTTgactcaaaaatatatttatttaaagaagaaacacataataaactaacaaacaaaaacaacaataattcAATATTAAAATGCTCACCAGCTTTACGCAATTGATCTTTCGTGAGACCTTCCAATTTTTTCCTCCATCGGCGCTGCTAAAAAACTCGTAACTTATCCATTATAAACTATTTTCGATTTCAACAAGAAGAGTTAGAAATTAATGAAAACAATCAAATCACcctattttcttcattttctttttggTTCATAGGATAGTGGCAGAGGTTGCGAAGTGCAAGATGAaacgtttttattattattatcattatcattattagaAAAAGAGTAGGTTTACATAGATTTGCCTCgtaaaattaacaaaacaaaCTCAAACCCTAACCTCTTCAATGTGCCCACATGCAGCTCAGCTGCCACCACAAGCAGTCTACCCGCGTCcgacacaaacacaaaaaactaaaattaaaaattaaaattagaaaCAGCGTTAACCGCTCTTTAACTAACACGAGGCTAACTTTTACAAAGTAAACCTACTAATCACATTTCAATGAATCAAGCACAAGCAACACCATGACAACTTACCCCAGACcaaatattcaataataataaatttactTACTTGATCTCTTATCTCCAacacaagaaaagaaaaaggaaaaaaacatgGCTCTCCCCACGGCTTTGAAATCTACTCAATCAAGTACAATCAAAATTACTGATTATTTCTTTCAGTTACTCCGAGACGAGCCACCACATGTTACTGGCTCATGGTAGCTAACAAAAACGGGAGGCCATGCTCAACTCAAGTTgactcaaaaatatatttatttaaagaagaaacacataataaactaacaaacaaaaataacagtaaCACAAACTGGTGCTGGAGAGAGATCAAGTCCAAATGAAGCAGGAACCCAAGCGCAGATCCAGCGATTTCTAGAAAGACCGATCCTTTTATTAGTCCACTCATTATAGGCAACCTGTTACTTGACTCCACCCTGCAAAACAaagacaaacacagacacaaCAGAATCTAGAAAGCCACCTAAAGGCGACCAGGTTCCGTTTCGGGAACAGATGTTACCCTTATCCGTAACAGATAATATACCTTTCATTCACTGGTCAAAACCTTGTAACTCCATTTGAGCTTGATTTTCATAAAATGATAATATTATGGCACATGCAAGTGTTTGACCATAGCTATATAAAGCCACAACAGTGTTTAATTAAATATGAGGTATCTGTCTGACAGCGACAATatgtaaattcatttttaagccgggcacacatttaacaactagctaaaacattctaagactgtgctcaacacacagcgattgtttcctgcgactgaagcagatttaaatactttcacatggaatttgaacaccgactgtaatcgcagactgaacgcaactggctctgactggacgcgtttgagcgcgatcagtcataagtatcaatttacattcataatcggccttacaatcattAGGTGTGTCCCTGGCtttattagggctgcacgatttggagaaaaaatgtaattgcgttgtgtttttttttgtttttttttccctctcctggttaaaattgcgattttttttttttttttttttttttttttataaaacaaattgaaAAAAGTTAACATTACCAGGCTTGTTTtgcttgtttgtagggctgcacaatttggcctGAAATTTTATGCTAATATAttaactatttttatttattatcattattgctaaataaaaatattaaaccttataagaaatattactgttgtaataactttcattattaaagtatttagcattagtatttaattataaatataactataataattagaaaatatttaaaattattgtaTGTTGTGCATGTTGCTGCCTTGTACATGGCGTTCACTGCCCAATATTGTTTGTGAGAAATAAGTATTTTAACCCACAGTAAACTTGTACATTTCCTTATAAAATGCTCTAACattttttctatttcttttctccaccaaacagctttggagatgGTTCAGCCTAGATGCACAGATCTACCGCTGGCCCAGCTTCATTCCCACATCTGGCACCAAAGATTCATTAAGTGCAGTCCATAACCAGTGTCTGCACCTTGTCCATTGCAAATGTTATGGATTGTTCTTTTAGAGCTCATTATAATCTTTATTTGCATAGATGCAAACTCCTCACCTTTCAGTGAGAACTCACCTTTTTGAGATCAAAATAGGTCACCAATGGGATTTGTATAGATCCAATGATCTTACAATGGTACTTGTGAACTTATtagggtaaataaagaactggttgTTTCAGTAAGTACTGTACAGTGTTTTCTTTACTCTTTACCCATTATAGACATAGTAattttaaagtaatgttttatgtatttgaggtcTGAGATGTGGCAAACAGCATTGCCATCTAATCGGCCAATATTGTCTTTAAATATCCTGCATAGCACTTTGTCTTTTATAACATGAGATTTGaaccaaatgttgattttggtaaaatgctgcaacaatttaattttttttttcatgaaaaattatAGTTTTGGACATATAGGGTAATAAAGAATAACTACAAATGAGCAtgtaaagcaaataaaaaaaaatctgtgccCAGCCCCACGCAATGTTCTcaccttttttttcccctcttacctgtttgcatccctgTTATTTGAGACCGGTATTATGTAGAGGCTGTTGTGAGTAAAGTTCACCCCCTTGTGAAACAGTTTCCCTTATTTGTGAGAATATTTTACCTTAATGCTCTCAGCAGTTCCTacattaaagtgtctttttattattactattttttttattattgaaatattgcTTTAGTGTTCAATCAACTTTGGGACATAATCAACTCTGGGAAGTTAGTATCATTAATTCTGTAAGGCGCTTTGAATCAAATGAATATTTGTATAGCGTGTTTCCTCCAAAGGCTGCTTTCTCATTCCTCAAACATCAAAAAGGGTCACCTTTGGCTTGCTCATTGGAGTTTGTAAGCATCATTATTTGgaacaaaatatgaaaatggCTCGATGTTACACTATTTCAGTGCATGGCAGAGAGTCGAAGAACCACCTGACACAAAGCCATGGATCACCCCTAATACAGAGCATGGTAGGCTATGAGGGGTCAAATTCATGCTTTCTGCATAACGAAATTATGTGAACCACAATAAGCAGGCAGAATTACAGTTAGCTTGAAACGAGCTTTACTTTAACTTAGCTGgcaattttttttgcatgtattttttttttttttcttatgaggGATCAAACAAAGGGATAGATGAACAAACTGTTGTACATTATGGGTTAGAGcttgtatttttattagtattttaatttatatattctgATTTGTAACCAGAAGCACCCTTTGCAAatcatttaaagcattttaaaaattaaatccaTGAATGCAGTGCTTATGAGTGCCTTTTTGATTATTCTGAGCCAAAAGCAAAAAAGCTTTTTAAGTGTAAGTGCAAAATGTAAAACTAAATGTATCAGTGAAACTGCATTTATCAATGCAGAATCTTCAGGCTTAACTGTACATTTTTTACAAGTTACGTAGGCTACTCGTTGGGGAAAATGCAACGCAAATATGAATTCGATGCTTGTCAAATTGTATGTAGATATAATTATTTCCGTGACTACACTGGACGCGTGCGGCGCGATGCGATTAAAGAATAGACACCGCTTTGTCACGTCCATGCAGACATCTGCTGATCTGTTGATCCGGCGCTGCATGGCAGCACGTAATTTCAAATATTGAAGATTCATCGTATAGACGTCGTATCATCTGATCATtcaattatttcatttaatctgGCAAACGAAAAACGGGCAAAACAGGTCGATATTTCGTTTTTCGGTGGTTCTGTATGAACCAAAAAATGAAAGCTGATGTCTTTTTTCCAGTTTTCAGCTCGAAACCGAAAAACAAATAAACCGAAAAACCAAAACGAAATAATACGGCTAATTTacgtttttctgtatttttccaGTTCTCACGGTGTTTACAGCTGCGCGCCGCGCTGTGCGCATGCGCAATGAATTTAAGGCCGCTAACCATTGTTTGTACACTCGGAGGCAACATCATTGCGACGAAATGGATGTATCATTTGTTCTTTTCACTTCGTCTAGAAGGGTAACATTGAGAGAGGAAGACATGATGGttgaaaacatttctaaaatatttcaGGTAATATGGACGAACTACAATAGCATGAAGCTTATTAATGGAGGTTTGCTGGCATTCAATTTTGAATGTGTGACATTAAGTGGATACCCTTACGAAAATAACCATGTTTTTACTACAAAAATTATTGTACGTAAAccacaaattaaccatggttttgctaGCATTTAAGCATGGTAGTTTGTTGGACAACTGATGGTAACACTTACTGTTCCATCatcaattaataaatacataggaacaaatgagtaaggtattattaacactctagaaactactattaactaacaagaaactctgattaatatATTAGTAGTAATAGCGCTCAGTTGaatgtggtagttcactattagctaatcagtgaCTACTATTTTTTCATACCTCACAGTATGACTACTCACTACTAAGGACTAGGCTACTATATACAGGtccataattaatgtgaataatgcataatatataattcattctaaagtgaaaaacatgatagtaatgactgaagtgtTGCTATCCAAAACCTTTCAAAAGCCTCAAAAGCTATGATTTCAGTcattactagagagttatcatgatcttcactttagaatactgatccaaatcattagtaattcctttagaaggatgtagtaacacttgAATCATTACATGTGGGTTAAAATtacctttactttagaattaaatatatattattatatattatgcattAATGAAGGAACagtattataaagtgttaccaaactgATTATACAAATGGTAATCGATACATGAAAAAACATGGTTACCACACTTTTATCATAAAAAATGGTAAATGGCAAAGCTGTCGGCCCATAAGTTACTGATCTGTTGGAACCGTGCAGTTATGGGTTGCCAAAAGTTCTCCTTACCCTATCCCCACTCTATGGAGTTTATTAGGTATGTCAAGCTAAAACTAATGCTGTCTAAACATTCTGCTATATAGTAATTATCTTTGTGGTTATAATGTTCAGATTGTATTAAAACTGGTTTAGAGAGTTTTGATGCGGTCATGTGGTTGCCGTTACTGGTGCTGTTGAAATGTATTGTGTTGTACTGAcaggtttttattattttgtctacCCCATTTAGATCATTTGAGCTCAGCTCAATGACAGAAACACCTTTCTGTGCAATACAGATCAATAACACCACAAACTGCATCCTGCAAAATGATCATACACTTGAGGCAATGCTTCTCTAAAACTCTTTCAGCAAAACTGAATATTATAACTAGCCATTATTTATTGAAGGACTGCTGTGTTTGATTTCATTAGTTTTAGCTTAGTGAACCTAAAATATGGCATCTGATTGTAGTGATtcctatacaggtgctggtcatataattagaatatcatcaaaaagttgatttatttcactaattccattcaaaaagtggaacttgtatattatattcattcattacacacagattgatatatttcaaatgtttatttcttttaattttgatgattataactgacaactgtACATATCTAAAGAATAAAGGGTACAATGAATTTCATGCTGGTTGTGCCTACTTAAGAAAACCTTACTTTTTCTAGGTATCCAGCCAGAGCCTGTACCTCACTGATGATGCTAATGTGGCAGTGTTCCCCAGAGCAGATGGCCACTTCAGTTCATTAGATCTCAGGGACAAGGCCCACTATGAGGTACATGGGTCTGGGGCTGTACCCAACACAAGTGGTAATGCTGCTGCCTCTGGGCCACCTCCATCCTCAAGCAGCCAGTTTCGCTTCTCCAGGCCTGGTATCTCAGCGAGTCCCTCACTGCCACCCAGGGCCCAATCCCTGAAATACTTTACAAAGTAAGCTAATTTTCTGCTggcaataatttttttttttttttacatgtatacAATGTTCATCATTATGCAAGACCCTAAATTAAGCTGTTTTGAATTCCAGGACAGTCAGCCTGGGAGAGTTTCAAAGTGGGAAGCTTGTCACCAGCAGAATGGTGGTGGTAAGATTCACAGAGCAGGAGGCCAGTGTCCCAATTTTGACCGCAAAAGTGAAAGATGCCCTAGGAACCAATGACCCAGTCATTTTGACAGACCACAATGGGATTGAAATATTAGACTCCGAAGGAACAAGAGGTGCTTCAGTGGAAAATTTTTATTTACctttatttatctcattaactatTATTTACCATGAATCTAAGTAAAGTTTACGTATCCATGTGTCTTAAAAAGTTAACTTTTTACAGTGGTATAAACTTTTGCTGCTTAACAAATTAGGCTGCAAATATGTGGTGGGCTTTAAATTGCTGCATCAACATTTATGAAGTCCCACATCACAAACTACTGCTATAAACAATGTCAAACTTTTGCTGCTAAATTAGAAATGCATTCACATATCAGTCTCACAAATTAGCTCTTATTCATACATTATACATTTTGTGTACTCATTTAGGGTCCTTTTACTGGAAGCAAAACTCAAGAAAAATCATGGCTGTACTGGAGGCTGATTTCCAAGCTATGCAACAAAAGAGGCGGAGAATCTCGTAAGTCTCGTAAATCTTGTAAGTTACAATACCAAATGCAATCCTAGTTACCTGTGTgtgcttaaaaatataaaatttatattaaaaactaatatataaatgacatgtTTCTGATTCATAGACGCAGAGATGATGAAGGGGGAATGGACAGTGTATTGGAGAAGATCGAGGAGGTTGTCCTGGCTGCTCAGGGTTTATCTGAGGTGACCACTGCCATCCATGAACTGTCTGACCTGGTCCAAAACAGGAAGACAACATTGGTACTGACTGAAGAACAGTCCAGGAATGTGAGGGATGTCTTCACTTGTCTAGTTTGCAGAGGTCAGTCTTTTCTTTGTAtggaatttattaaaaatggttaTTCAGCCATCACACCCAGTCAACATTCTGAACTCACAGTGATCTCACCCTGTGGTCTCAGTGATCTAAAAGTGTAACCTCACAGCActctcactgtgtgctcatactttGGTCACAATGTGAGGTCACACCAGCTAGAAATGTCATTGTTCTTAGGATGTTCTGTGAACATTATATgttcttgtaatgtttttagtagctagttttatttttgttaccaGAATGTCCTCCTAAaagttaggataacattctctaaaaacATTCTAAACATGTTAAGTGTTAACATTGATAGAACATTATCCCCTAACATTCTTATAAAAGGTTGAAGTCAAGTTCCATTGCCATTAAACAACCCCAAAAACAGCATAAGCAGCTTCAATTATTACTAACAagattgactttatttacaGGGTTAGGGTTATTGAGATTAAcagatgtttaaatgtttaagttAGTTTGAAAGTAGAAGTTtggtcagtgtttgctttagttgggctctttgGCCTTGCCTTTTTAATGTTAGTTTTTCTCTGGATGCTGTAACTGTTTATGTATTCTGGGTGCATCATACAAAACACATcagtggctcccagaatgcattgcagcatgaagcatgtcaccattgttgagattcaaaTGCCGATTATTGATGTTTGAGTGTGTCTAAATGTGTGAAGCAGTATTTCTTCACTGTTCTTCAGTGTTTAGTGTGTTCTTAAAATCATACAGATTTTCTTATTAAAATACTGTTGGATCTCATGCTGTAGAAACATTACTGTAATCGGTTATGTGAAGTTAATGACACATATGATGGTCTAGATGAGATCAGCTGATAAAAACACTACATAATGATTGTATCTTTAACGCCATCAAGTAGCTGACCATCTGgttacaatttttttcttgcTGCTCTTGCTATAACAAacacagttacagcagccagagaaaactAGCATTAAAACATCAAAACTGCCAGGTatgtcaaactgcccaactaaagcaaatacagaccaccataatggtgacatcaaaccaaactattattttcaataaatcatcaacatctaaacctctgttaatcttaataagagcttctgtagacttctgacagaaataaagtcaatctggtttgtaatgatgttttattaacaaagttcaggaGGAGCACATTCAGATAATTAACACAACTGGAGAGCACTCAGCAATCAATGACAGTGTCATGATCCTGGCTTTCCTCccctctttctctgtctccctCTTGTGGTCACACACTCTCACGCGCACACTTCTACTTCTCCGCTCATTATCTCTTTCAGCTGGTTCCCCTTTCATTCCCTTCTCCTCACCTGTCCCTGTTTTCCTCTTGATTTTCTCTGCTTCTTATTCCCTCTTCCTAGCCCTGTCTTGTTGTCGGATTATTCAATGACCTCCCGTGAGAAACGCCTGCACttgttgtcttgtcttgtcCCGTCTGAAGTTACTTTTGCTGCTGTGAGAAATAAGTCTGTGAATTACCCAGCTGTGCCTGTTTGCAGAGTACCTGGTCTGCGTTCGCCTTTGGCTGCTCACCCTGGCTGCTGTCCTCATTATTTTCTACCGGCTGTACGCATCTCGGGGTCCCTGCCTCTGTCCTCGGGGAGGTTAAAGACAGACTTCCTTTGTTCCAGTCGttctggcagtttttgttctGGCTCTGTTTTATGCCAGTGTTTTGTGTTCTATCTGATACCCTGTGAGGACCATTTACGTTTTATCATTAAAGACTGTTTATTTCATCCACCCCTGGTCTTCCATCAATTCCATCTAACAGAATAATCCGACCAAAGATGGACCAGGCGAGTGGTAACCCCCTTCACAGTGCGGTAGAGCTCCAGGGTGCTCTGCTGGGCAAACATGAGGAGGATTTGTCCGCCGCTAGACACGCCGTTGATTCCCTGACGGTCCAGCTCTCGGATCTTACCCAGCAGTTCCATCACTACCGTCACGAGACCTCTGCTTCAGCTGGACAGCGCGACTCTTCGGAGCCACGTATAAACAACCCGCCGTGTTACTCTGGTGAGCCTCTGCAGTGCCGAGCCTTCCTCATCCAATGCGAGGTTGTTTTTTCCCTCCAGCCGTCCACCTATGCCAAGGACCGATCTAAGGTGGCTTATGTGATTTCTCTTCTAAATGGACGAGCTCGTGAGTGGGCGGCAGCGAACTGGGAGGCAGAGGTGGACtgcatttttaagttttctctttttaaggaGGAGATGATCCGAGTCTTTGACCGGTCAGCACACGGTCACGAAGCATCCCGCCTCCTATCCACCTTGCGCCAGGGAAAGAGGTCAGTCACTGATTTTTCTGTTGAATTCCGAACCCTGGCCACTACAAGTAGATGGAACGAGCCGGCACTCATCGCTCGTTTTCTCGAGGGCCTGAATTCTGAAATTAAGGATGAGGTCCTGGTTCGAGAAGTTCCTGACACTTTCGATTCCCTAGTCGAGTTGGCTCTCCGCATCGAGAGACGCTTTGAGATGCGACGAAGGGCTCGCAGAATGGAGGTTTCGCTACTTCCCGCCTCCTCGGCGACCCAGCCACCACGATCTTCCGTTGCTGAGCCTGAGCCGATGCAGCTTGGAGGGCTTCGTATATCCACACAGGAACGCCAACGCAGGATTATAAATCGCCTTTGCATGTACTGTGCTGCCGCTGATCATTTTGTTTCTAGGTGCCCAGTAAAAGCCAGCGCTCGTCAGTAGGCGGAGGGTTGCTGGCGAGCGCTACATCATGGGTCTCTCCGCCTAAATCCAGTACCTCCCTTCCTGCACACCTCCGCTGGCCGGGATCGTCAGTTTCCTGTTTTGCCTTACTTGATTCGGGGGCGGAGGGGAACTTCATTGACGAGACTTGGGCTTTGGAACAAGGTATTCCTCTCTTAGATTTACAAGATTCCACCCCCCTATTCGCCCTAGATGGCAGTTCCCTTCCTAGGGTACAAAGAAGGACCTCTCCATTGACTCTTACAGTTTCAGGAAATCATAGAGagactatttctttttttatttttcattcccCTTTTTCTCCAGTGGTTTTAGGCCATCCGTGGTTAGTTCTCCATAACCCCCAGATTAACTGGTCGGAAGGCTCTATTCTCTCTTGGAAAGTGTCTTGTCATGTTAATTGTCTGTCTTCTGCTGTGTCCCCTGTCTTGTCCGTAACTGTTTTTCAGGAAGAGCCGGGTGATTTGTCTGGGGTACCGGAGGAGTATCACGATTTGCGGGAGGTCTTCAGCCGTTCCCGGGCCACTTCTCTCCCCCCTCATCGCCCGTATGACTGCAGTATTGATCTTCTCCCAGGTACAACGCCCCCTCGGGGAGGACTATACTCGTTATCCGTTCCCGAACGGGAGGCGCTCGAGAGTTACCTTTCTGATTCGCTCAACGCCGGTACCATCGTTCCCTCCTCGTCTCCAGCGGGGGCCGGGTTTTTCTTTGTTAAGAAGAAAGACGGCTCCCTGCGTCCCTGCATTGATTATCGGGGTTTAAATGATATCACTGTCAAGAATCGTTATCCTTTGCCACTGATGTCATCTGCCTTCGAGGTCTTGCAGGGAGCTAAGATTTTCACAAAGCTCGATTTACGCAACGCCTATCACCTAGTGCGCATAAAggagggggatgaatggaagaccgcgTTTAACACGCCCCTTGGGCACTTTGAATACCGGGTTCTTCCGTTCGGATTGGTCAACGCCCCCGCGGTCTTTCAGGCCTTAATCAATGACGTCTTACGGGACATGCTCAATGTCTTTGTGTTCGTCTACCTCGACGACATTTTGATCTTCTCTCCATCACTCCAGGTGCACGTTCAACAGGTTCGTCGTGTCCTCCAGCGTCTTCTGGAGAATCGACTTTATGTAAAGGCCGAGAAATGCTCTTTCCACGCCCCCTCAGTTACGTTTCTAGGTTCAGTCATCTCGGCAGAGGGGATCGGTATGGACCCGGCTAAGGTCCAGGCGGTCACTGATTGGCCTGTGCCCGAATCTCGCCTCGCGCTTCAACGTTTTCTCGGGTTTGCAAATTTTTATCGTCGTTTTATACGAGGTTTTAGTCAAGTAGCCGCTCCCCTTACGGCTCTGACCTCA
Above is a window of Megalobrama amblycephala isolate DHTTF-2021 linkage group LG11, ASM1881202v1, whole genome shotgun sequence DNA encoding:
- the LOC125278869 gene encoding uncharacterized protein LOC125278869, whose product is MRNEFKAANHCLYTRRQHHCDEMDVSFVLFTSSRRVTLREEDMMVENISKIFQVSSQSLYLTDDANVAVFPRADGHFSSLDLRDKAHYEVHGSGAVPNTSGNAAASGPPPSSSSQFRFSRPGISASPSLPPRAQSLKYFTKTVSLGEFQSGKLVTSRMVVVRFTEQEASVPILTAKVKDALGTNDPVILTDHNGIEILDSEGTRGSFYWKQNSRKIMAVLEADFQAMQQKRRRISRRDDEGGMDSVLEKIEEVVLAAQGLSEVTTAIHELSDLVQNRKTTLVLTEEQSRNVRDVFTCLVCRGIMEDPVFAACCESLVGCRSCTTLWLQNSSQCLKCRTEDFSTNMHRVTGFTELVNVVRGLACE